The Fusarium oxysporum Fo47 chromosome II, complete sequence genome includes a region encoding these proteins:
- a CDS encoding ABC-2 type transporter-domain-containing protein: protein MNATTSPTSSEITSVDNLDETIGNIARQVTQTSNRDPGHSTNTNNAINPEKGSNLDPFSPAFDVKAWTRAFIDVFDADPNAAPHRAVGVAYRDLSVCGSSTGSQYQKTAGNILLSTVTSLFGQLTGRAKNQVKILDGFEGKVEPGEMLLVLGPPGSGCSTLLKTLAGRKEGLEVSKESHISYRGIDPADMHTRFRGDIMYNAELDVHLPALTVGDTLEFAARARVPSVVPGGFSPKQFARILRDVTMAMFRITHTINSKVGNDYIRGVSGGERKRVSIAEAALVRAKLQCWDNSTRGLDSDNAISFCETLRVQADIMDIAAVVAIYQAPQSAYDVFDNVTVLYEGQQIFFGPTKDARRYFESLGFESPERQTTADFLTSMTSPHERRIRPGWESQVPRTAAEFATRWQESNERKALLAQLAAYDQDHPREERLQHFSASHKAERSKAQRLKSPYTVTYLRQVQLCLWRSWKRLVADPGFTIAQLLFNLVMGFVLGSMFDKLRDDTSSLYYRGGLIFFAMLFNAFASELEVLTLYVQRPVVEKHNQYALYHQSAEAIASYVMELPYKTTNTIVFNLILYFLAQLRQDAGAFFFFVLTAYLILLTMSGVYRTVACITRTSHQAMVPSAILTLGLMLYSGFTIPVGSMRGWARWINYINPLAYGFEALMVNEMHGRQFPCASVVPSGPGYNHLTSSQSTCAVVGAVPGATTVNGDAYLGDTYQYYHTHKWRNIGILFGYTIFFFSTYVLSAEYARPAPSRGEILVFRRGASSPTKQHQNDEELQSTGHQLVEKPSTPSMPQSTPSSKQPAPSGKARRILDHVDGWVQPGVTTVLMGASGAGKTTLLDTLAGRISVGVLSGDTLVNGTPTGRSFPHQIGYVQQQDLHLNTMTVREALEFSAVLRQSDSIPREEKLAYIDEVVSVLEMSEYIDAIIGVPGEGLNVEQRKRLTIGIELAARPQLLIFFDEPTSGLDSQTSWAICDLIEKLARSGQAVLCTIHQPSAMLFARFDRLLLLQPGGKTVYFGEIGDNSRTMIDYLERNGASPCPPEANPAEWMLKTTLPSADGPQWFDVWQASPEYSDMKQELNRLRSMEPAANSDALSSANTSHEGEFIVSFTTQLREAFLRMAKHFWRSPVYIWSKLSVTILFSLFIGFSFHADNNLQGLQNQLYSVFMCVLIFNPFNKQIMPMFVPLRALYEVRERPSRIYRWTTFILSHVLIELIWNTLAAAIFFFCWYYPAGFVRNTTSEDIHIRGFTVFLFLWQLILWISTFSQLAICAIETADLAGVPASLISVLCMAFCGVGVAQTDLPSIWRDFMYHVSPMTYLVSGALTTSLHGSNVTCTSTEIVRVPGQGGLNCSSFLATFVEQAGGYLINPESRGKCQYCPMATTDQYLLQFSMKYDERWRNFGIGWAYIIFNIAATCGLYWLARVPRR from the exons ATGAATGCCACAACTTCACCTACCTCCTCGGAGATAACATCCGTGGACAACCTCGACGAAACAATTGGGAACATAGCTCGGCAAGTCACGCAAACGTCAAACCGTGATCCCGGACACAGCACAAACACAAATAACGCTATCAATCCAGAAAAGGGAAGTAACCTCGATCCTTTCTCTCCTGCATTCGACGTAAAGGCCTGGACCAGGGCGTTCATCGACGTCTTCGATGCCGACCCCAATGCCGCGCCTCACCGGGCAGTCGGTGTTGCCTACAGAGACCTGAGTGTCTGCGGTTCCAGCACGGGGAGTCAATACCAGAAGACTGCTGGGAACATCTTGCTAAGCACGGTCACATCCCTCTTTGGACAATTGACCGGCAGAGCCAAGAATCAGGTTAAGATTCTCGATGGGTTCGAGGGAAAGGTTGAGCCGGGCGAAATGCTCCTCGTGCTTGGGCCGCCTGGTTCAGGATGCTCGACTCTGCTCAAGACGCTTGCAGGACGAAAAGAGGGTCTGGAAGTCTCCAAGGAGTCTCACATCAGCTATCGAG GAATCGACCCGGCGGACATGCACACTCGCTTCAGAGGCGATATCATGTACAACGCCGAGCTCGACGTCCACCTCCCCGCACTAACGGTTGGCGACACCCTCGAATTCGCCGCACGAGCACGAGTACCCTCCGTCGTCCCCGGTGGTTTCTCTCCAAAGCAGTTTGCGCGCATTCTACGAGACGTAACCATGGCCATGTTCCGCATTACCcacaccatcaacagcaaggTTGGCAACGATTATATACGCGGTGTGTCAGGGGGTGAACGAAAGCGTGTTAGTATTGCCGAGGCCGCTCTGGTACGAGCCAAGTTGCAATGCTGGGATAATAGCACCCGCGGTCTTGATAGTGACAATGCGATATCTTTCTGCGAGACGCTTCGAGTACAAGCCGATATCATGGACATTGCGGCGGTGGTTGCGATTTATCAGGCTCCCCAGTCGGCTTACGAT GTCTTTGACAATGTCACCGTCCTATACGAAGGGCAGCAGATCTTCTTCGGACCCACGAAGGATGCGAGAAGATACTTTGAAAGCTTAGGATTTGAAT CCCCTGAGCGACAAACAACAGCAGATTTCCTGACCTCCATGACATCTCCCCACGAACGCCGAATTCGACCCGGTTGGGAATCTCAGGTCCCAAGAACAGCAGCCGAATTTGCTACTCGCTGGCAGGAGTCTAACGAACGCAAGGCCCTGCTGGCTCAGCTTGCCGCCTATGACCAAGACCATCCACGAGAAGAGCGGCTACAGCATTTCTCCGCCAGCCACAAAGCCGAACGCAGCAAGGCTCAACGCCTCAAGTCTCCTTACACCGTTACATATCTTCGTCAAGTCCAGCTATGCCTGTGGCGAAGCTGGAAGCGCTTGGTAGCGGACCCTGGCTTCACCATTGCCCAGCTACTCTTCAACCTCGTTATGGGCTTTGTGCTGGGCAGTATGTTTGATAAACTTCGTGACGACACGAGTAGTCTCTATTACCGTGGTGGTTTGATATTCTTCGCCATGTTGTTCAACGCGTTTGCAAGCGAGCTGGAA GTCCTCACCCTCTATGTCCAGCGCCCCGTGGTGGAGAAACACAACCAGTATGCTCTCTATCACCAGTCCGCTGAAGCCATTGCGAGCTACGTTATGGAGCTTCCATACAAGACGACCAACACCATTGTCTTCAATCTCATTCTTTACTTTCTGGCCCAGCTTCGGCAGGATGCCGGggcgttcttcttctttgttcttACTGCCTATCTCATCCTGTTGACCATGTCAGGAGTATACCGTACAGTGGCATGTATTACCAGGACCTCACACCAGGCAATGGTACCGTCTGCTATCCTTACTCTCGGCCTGATGCTTTACAGTGGGTTCACTATTCCTGTTGGTTCTATGAGGGGCTGGGCACGATGgattaactatattaatcCCCTCGCGTACGGTTTTGAAGCGCTGATGGTGAACGAAATGCACGGCCGGCAGTTTCCCTGTGCCAGTGTCGTTCCATCTGGACCTGGGTATAACCATTTGACTAGTTCTCAGAGCACTTGCGCCGTCGTCGGTGCTGTTCCGGGTGCTACGACTGTCAATGGAGACGCATATCTGGGGGATACCTACCAGTACTACCATACTCATAAGTGGAG GAACATCGGAATTCTCTTCGGTTACAcgattttcttcttctctacCTACGTATTAAGTGCAGAGTATGCTCGTCCTGCACCCAGTCGGGGTGAGATACTGGTCTTCCGTCGCGGagcttcatctccaaccAAGCAGCACCAGAACGACGAGGAGCTTCAGTCTACTGGCCATCAacttgttgagaagcctTCCACGCCGTCCATGCCGCAAAGCACACCCTCCTCCAAGCAGCCAGCACCTAGC GGTAAAGCGCGAAGAATCCTGGATCATGTTGACGGGTGGGTACAGCCCGGAGTGACAACTGTTCTCATG GGCGCCTCGGGAGCCGGAAAGACCACACTCCTCGACACACTGGCAGGTCGAATCTCGGTCGGGGTACTAAGCGGCGATACCCTGGTCAACGGTACACCGACTGGTCGCTCATTTCCCCATCAGATCGGTTACGTCCAGCAGCAAGACCTtcacctcaacaccatgacGGTCCGTGAAGCCCTGGAATTCAGCGCTGTACTTCGCCAAAGCGATAGCATCCCTCGAGAGGAAAAGCTGGCCTACATCGACGAAGTTGTCTCAGTCTTGGAGATGTCCGAGTATATCGATGCTATCATTGGCGTGCCTGGCGAAGGCCTGAATGTGGAACAACGTAAGCGTCTAACAATTGGTATCGAGCTAGCTGCCCGGCCCcagcttctcatcttcttcgacgaGCCAACGTCTGGACTCGACTCACAAACATCTTGGGCTATTTGCGATTTGATTGAAAAGCTTGCCAGGAGTGGGCAAGCTGTTTTGTGCACTATTCACCAACCCTCGGCGATGCTCTTTGCTCGGTTTGACAGGTTACTCTTACTGCAACCGGGCGGCAAAACGGTTTACTTTGGTG AGATCGGTGACAACAGTCGGACCATGATCGATTATCTCGAGAGGAACGGTGCATCGCCTTGTCCGCCGGAGGCGAATCCCGCTGAATGGATGCTCAAGACAACTCTCCCGTCTGCTGATGGCCCACAATGGTTTGACGTCTGGCAGGCCTCACCAGAGTATTCAGACATGAAGCAGGAGCTTAATAGATTGCGTTCAATGGAACCTGCGGCTAATTCCGATGCGCTCTCCTCCGCCAACACTTCTCACGAAGGCGAATTTATCGTCTCATTTACGACGCAGCTTCGCGAGGCATTCCTACGTATGGCCAAGCACTTTTGGCGATCTCCCGTCTATATCTGGTCAAAACTCTCAGTCACCATTCTTTTT TCTCTCTTCATTGGCTTTAGCTTCCACGCCGACAATAATCTTCAAGGCCTTCAGAATCAGCTATACTCGGTCTTCATGTGtgtcctcatcttcaacccaTTCAACAAACAAATCATGCCCATGTTTGTACCGCTTCGTGCTCTTTACGAGGTTAGAGAGAGGCCCTCGAGGATTTATCGCTGGACAA CATTCATCCTCTCTCATGTACTAATAGAGCTCATCTGGAACACCCTCGCTgccgccatcttcttcttctgctggtATTACCCCGCTGGCTTCGTTCGTAACACGACTTCAGAAGACATCCACATTCGTGGTTTCACCGtatttctcttcctctggcAACTCATCCTCTGGATATCGACTTTCTCTCAACTGGCTATTTGCGCTATCGAAACGGCCGACCTCGCGGGTGTCCCGGCCTCGCTGATCTCTGTTCTCTGTATGGCCTTTTGCGGAGTCGGAGTGGCTCAGACCGATCTCCCCTCCATCTGGCGCGACTTCATGTATCACGTGTCTCCTATGACATACCTCGTCAGCGGTGCCCTAACAACGAGCTTGCATGGGTCAAATGTGACGTGTACCTCTACAGAGATCGTGCGCGTCCCTGGTCAAGGGGGTCTTAATTGTagctccttcttggccacCTTTGTGGAACAGGCGGGAGGTTACCTGATTAATCCTGAATCCAGAGGCAAGTGTCAGTATTGCCCAATGGCAACAACGGATCAGTACTTGTTGCAGTTCAGTATGAAATATGATGAGAGATGGAGGAACTTTGGTATTGGTTGGGCctacatcatcttcaacattgCTGCAACCTGTGGCTTGTATTGGCTGGCCCGAGTTCCTAGGCGTTAG